In Williamsoniiplasma luminosum, the genomic stretch ACCTTTCTAACATATTTTTGTTATATCTATTACAACTATAGTATACAAAATTATTTTGGTTTCATTTTACTTCGCTTTAATGTTTCTTTAATTATTGAAGATGTGGTTTTAAATTTTTTATAATCTTCATGAAATTGAGAATGTGTTCACATTTCTTCAACTTTTTGAAGAATTTGTTCTTGAAATCGCTGATGAGATTCATTTCTTTCAGATAATATCGTCACCATTTTTTCGAATGAATTGCCTATTTTTTTATCGATAATTTTAGACATTGTTTTTGTGTTTTTTTGATCTAATTTTAAAATTTTTAATTGTTCTTTTTCCAGGTTTAAATAATTTTCTTCAATTTCATTTTGTTTTTGAATAATTTTGTCCTTTTCCTTTTTATCAATAAAATACTTTATTATTTCAAATAAAGCGATCAATATTGAAAGCGATAAAGACAATATCGCTATTATGTTTGATGTTTCCAATTGTAACCACCTTTCTTAGATATCTAATTTTTAGGTTGATCAGAGATCATTTTTAACATTTCTAAACGTACTTCTCTTTCTTCAACAATTTCATAAAATTGTTCTGTTAATTCAATTCCTCTTTTTTTGTCTTCAACAATTGCAAATTTTTCAGACATCAATAAAACATTATACAAAATTCCGGCAACATAAAGCATTCAATTCACAATGGTATTGGCAGCTTCTAATTCTTGATCATTTAAGGATAATTCTAAATTTTCTAAAGAATCTAATAGGTCTGATAAATATTCATGTAAATCTTTGGATGCAAAAAGAGTTTCATCAATGCGTATCACTGTTTCAGGAATTTTATCAATATGTTCTTTAACAGTTTTCATACCTTGATGAATGAAAAATGGCGCATTAAATTCTTTCAATTCTTCACGGAATTGATCGTAAAAATTTCGGATTTGGTGTAAATAAGCTAATCTAATTCGTTCATATTCTGGTCATGTTGCAAAGGTTTTAACCTTTTTGACTAATTCATATTCATAATTGAAAGTTAAAATGACATCCATTAAGGTATTTTGTTTGAGCAATAACATTTCTCATAAAAATTCATCTTGTTCTCTTGTTTCGTCAAGATCATTTGGGACAAAAGTTTCGAGTTCGAGTTTGGAAATCTCTTCTTTGACTCAAGCATTAAAAGCGATAATATCATGAGTTGAGTCTCAAAAATGGATCATTTGTTTGACTTTCGGGTCTTCGTTAACATCGGGATTATATTTTAATAGTAAAATTTCTTCTTCAATTAAAGATTTGAATAAATCTATATAAACAAATTTTTTCCTCATATTCTCCTCCTTATTCGTCCAGTTTTAGCACCGCGATGAAAGCTTCTTGGGGAACTTCAACGTTTCCAATTTCTTTCATTCTTTTTTTACCTTCTTTTTGTTTTTCAAACAGTTTTTTCTTTCGTGAAATATCAGCTGCATGAAGTTTTCAAATTACATCTTTTCGATATGCTTTAATTGTTTCTCTGGCAAGCACTTTGTTTCCGATCGCTGCTTGGATTGGCACTTCAAAATTTTGTCTTGGAATCAATTCTTTTAATTTTTTAGTTAAAGCAGCTCCTCTTTGATAAGCAAATTTTGAATTGACAATCATCGAAAAGGCATCAACCATATCACCATTTAATAGGATGTCCATTTTGACAAGTTTTGATTCTTTATAACCAATTAATTCATATTCAAATGATGCATAACCCTTGGAAATTGATTTTAATTTATTGAAAAAATCAAAAATAATTTCTGCCAACGGCATATCATAAATTAAAATCATTCGATTATCATCAACATATTCCAAGTCTTTATAAATCCCTAATTTATTTTGGCAAAGGTTCATTAAATCCCCAATGTAATCTTTTGGGGTCATGATTTTCACATTGACAAATGGTTCTTCAATTTTAGTAATCTTTTGAGGATCCGGCATTTTTGCCGGATTATCAATTTCGATCATTTCACCATTAGTCAAATGGATTTTATAAATCACAGATGGGGCTGTTGCAATCAAAGCTAAATTATATTCACGTTCTAAACGTTCTTGAATTACTTCCATATGTAATAATCCCAAGAAACCACATCGAAAACCAAACCCTAATGCTTGTGATGTTTCTGGTTCATAAACTAAAGAAGAATCTGATAGTTCAATTTTTTCTAATGCTTCTTTAAAGTCTTGGTATTTATTAGTGTCTAAAGGGTAAATTCCGCAATAAACCATGGGTTTCATTTTTTTATAACCTGGCAGTGGAATTGTCGCAGGGTTATCAGTTTTAGTAATTGTATCTCCAACGTGAATATCTTTAATTGTTTTGATCGAAGCGGCAATTCAACCAACTTCTCCAGCTTCTAATTCACCTTTTTTTAAAATTTTTGGAGTTTTAATTCCAACAGCTGTCACTTCATAGTCAGCATTTGTTGACATTAAATGGATTTTATCTCCAACTTTAATTGTACCCTCTTTTACACGAATTGACATCACAACGCCAAGATATTTATCATAATAACTGTCAAAAATTAAAGCTCTTAATGGCTTATTATCATCTGCATCAATTGGGTAAGGAATTTTGGCCACAACTGCTTCTAAAACATCGACAATATTCAACCCAGTTTTGGCACTAATTAATGGTGCATCACTAGCATCCAACCCAATTGTATCTTCGATTTCTTTTTTGACTCTTTCAACATCAGCACTTGGTAAATCCATTTTATTAATCACAGGGATAATTTCCAAATCATTTTCTAATGCCAAATAAACGTTGGCCAGTGTTTGGGCTTCAACCCCCTGGGTTGCATCAACAACCAGAATCGCACCTTCACAAGCTGCCAAACTACGAGAAACTTCATAACTAAAATCCACATGTCCTGGGGTGTCAATTAAATGAAATGTATAATTTTCACCATCTTTGGCTTTATATTCTAGTTGAATTGAGTTCAGTTTGATGGTGATTCCACGTTCTCTTTCAATGTCCATTGAATCTAAAATTTGTTCCTGCATTTCGCGTTTTTCTAACGTATTTGTGATTTCTAAAATCCGGTCCGCCAAAGTTGACTTCCCGTGATCAATATGTGCAATAATGCTGAAATTACGAATTTTAGATTTGTCCATAGTACCCTTCCTTAAAGATATTGTTCAATAAATTCAACAACATCTTTCTTTACTTCTTCTTTTTCTGGTTCATTTAAAATTTCGTGTCTTAAATTTGAATAAAGTTTAATTTTAGATTTGAAACCTAAAGCAATAAATTTACGTTGAACTTTATCAACCATTTTACCATAATTTCCGACCGGATCCTTATCTCCAGCGACCAAAAAGATTGGTAAATCTTTTCGCATTAATTTTATATACTTTTTCTTAGCAACAAAAGTCATCCCATCAAACATATCTTTAAACCCTGATGTGGTGACGCTTTTGCCAGTTAAAGGGTGATTTTTAAACTCTAATTGAGCATCAACATTTCTGGTTAATCATTCATTACCATTGGCATTACTCACTTTATTGTAATGCTTAT encodes the following:
- the lepA gene encoding translation elongation factor 4, with amino-acid sequence MDKSKIRNFSIIAHIDHGKSTLADRILEITNTLEKREMQEQILDSMDIERERGITIKLNSIQLEYKAKDGENYTFHLIDTPGHVDFSYEVSRSLAACEGAILVVDATQGVEAQTLANVYLALENDLEIIPVINKMDLPSADVERVKKEIEDTIGLDASDAPLISAKTGLNIVDVLEAVVAKIPYPIDADDNKPLRALIFDSYYDKYLGVVMSIRVKEGTIKVGDKIHLMSTNADYEVTAVGIKTPKILKKGELEAGEVGWIAASIKTIKDIHVGDTITKTDNPATIPLPGYKKMKPMVYCGIYPLDTNKYQDFKEALEKIELSDSSLVYEPETSQALGFGFRCGFLGLLHMEVIQERLEREYNLALIATAPSVIYKIHLTNGEMIEIDNPAKMPDPQKITKIEEPFVNVKIMTPKDYIGDLMNLCQNKLGIYKDLEYVDDNRMILIYDMPLAEIIFDFFNKLKSISKGYASFEYELIGYKESKLVKMDILLNGDMVDAFSMIVNSKFAYQRGAALTKKLKELIPRQNFEVPIQAAIGNKVLARETIKAYRKDVIWKLHAADISRKKKLFEKQKEGKKRMKEIGNVEVPQEAFIAVLKLDE